In Candidatus Sulfotelmatobacter sp., the genomic stretch TCCAGCTCGCGGGTGTGCCTCTCGAGCTGCTGGTAGAGCCGCGCGTTCTCGATCGCGACCACGGCATGGTTGCCGAAGATCTCGACCAGCTCGATGGTCTCCTTGGACGGCACCAGGCGATCCTCGGGATCGTCCACCGAGAAATAGGCGACCGGCTGGCCGTCGCGGCCGTGGAGCGGCACCAGAAGCACGTCGTCCTCGTGCCACTCCCAGTCCTCGCGCGGCCCCAGATCCGGCCGATAGCCCTCGGGCAGCTCGCGATTGAACTCGTGCGAGTGGCTGATGAAGTACGAGCGGCTGATGCGGAACTCCTCGCGCAGCCACGACTGGAACTCGGCGACGCTGATGTCCTCACGCGACAGCCGGACGCGCGTCTCCTCGTCAATCCCGGCGAAGGCGCGCGCCACCATGCGGTCGGTGCCGGGCTCGAGGATGCGGATCAGCACCACCTGGAAGCGCAGGGTCTCGCGCAGGGTCTCGGCGAGCCGCGAGAGCAACGCGTCGAGGTCGAGCTCCGAGTTGATGCGGTAAATGTTCTCGAGGATCAGGTGCAGTTTGGTCGCGCGCTTGCGATTCTCCTCGACCTGATTGAAGTAGAGCTTGGAGAGACGCTGGCGGGTGCGCGACAGCTCCTCCACCTGCTTGAGCAGCGCGGCCGGATCGAGCGACTGCGGCGGGCCGGGATCGGGGGCGGCGAGGATCGCGGCCGCTTCGTCCGCCGGACTGGGGGGATTCGCGACCCCCGACTCGCCGTTGCGTTCGGCCGCTTCCTTTCGCAGCTTCTGGATCTCGGCGCGCGCCACGTCGAGGTCGGAGCGGAGCCGCAGCTCCACCACCGAAGGCGGCATGCCGGCCTTGGGGCTGGCTTTCTTCTTCACGCCCCGCCCCCTTCCCCGGGAGTGGCCTTCGTGTTCACGATGCGCCTCCCTCGCGCTCCAGCACGCGCACGAAGGCCGTCACCACGTCGGGATCGAATTGCGCGCCGGACGACCGCCGGAGCTCGGCGACCGCCGCTTCGCGCGGCACCGGCGCGCGGAACGGCCGGCCGCGCGTCATGCTCTCCCACGCGTCCACCACCGCCAGCACCCGTCCACCCAGCGGAATCTCGAGGCCGCGCAAGCCGCGAGGATAGCCGTGGCCGTCCCAGCGCTCGTGATGCGTCAGGATCACGTCGCGCACCGCGAGCTGGTACTCCAGCGGCCTCATGATCTCGACGCTGACCTCGGGATGCTTCTGCACCTCGGATCGTCCCCGATCGTCGAGCGGCTCGCCGTGAGCGACTTCGTCGCGCACCGCCGCCATGCCGATGTCGTGGATGCTGGCGACGTACCCGATCAGATCCACCTCGGTCTCGGGGAGCTGGAGCTCGCGCGCCAGCGCCCGGGCGAGATGCACCTGCTGGCGGCCGCCGAGCAGGCTCTCGCGCTTGAGGCGCGTGATGCTGCGCACCGCCTGCAGCGCCTCGTCCACCAGACGCGGGCTGTCGGGATGTTGGCTGGCGCGCTCGACCGCGCTGCCGACGCGCTCCACCAGCGCGGTGAGCACCGCCAGATCGTCGTCATCGAACGCCTCGCCCGAGCGCTTGTTGTTGACGTTCAGGACGCCGATCACCTCGCGCTCGACGTGGAGCGGCACGCACAGCAGCGACTTGGTCTTGTACTGCGGATGGTTGAGCCGGCGGAATCGGCGGTCGGTCTCGATGTTGTTCACCAGCAACGGGCGGCCCCAGGCCGCCACCGAGCCGGCGACGCCCGAGCGCAGCGTGGTGCGACGCGCGCCGAGCTGCTGTCCGTCGAGGCCGCGCTGGGCCACGATCGACAGATCGCCGCGCTCGGGATCCACCAGCATCATCGACACGATCTCGGCATTCATCGCCGCCGCCACCATCTCGACGGTGTGATCGAACAGCGTGCAGAGGTCGGGACGCGCCATCACCCCGCGGGCGATGCGGCGGGCGCGCGGCGTCGCCAGCTGGCGCATGGGCAGCTGGAACACGAAGCGCGTGCCGCTCTTCTCCGGGATCTCGACCCGGATGCCGCCGCCATGGAGCTCGACGATGCCGCGAGCGATCGCCAGGCCCAGCCCGGTGCCCTCGCTCTCCTGCTCGCCGGCCTGCCGCGAGCGGAAGAAGCGCTCGAAGACGTGGGGCAGGTCCTCGGCCGGGATGCCGGGACCCTGGTCCTCCACCGACACCATGATCTCTTCCCCGTTCGGCACCGCGGTGATGCGCACTTCGCCGCCGATGGGCGAGAACTTGGCGGCGTTGCCGAGGAGATTGATCAGCAGCCGCCGCAGCAGATCGGCGTCGGCCTCGAGCTTGAGCCCGGGATCGATCTGGAACGCGGTCTTGATGCGGCGCGCGTGCAGCACCGGCTGCAGTCCTTCGAGGGTCTCGCGCACCAGGGTCTCGGGCTCGAGGCGCGAGAGCCGGAGCGGGCGCTGGCCGGATTCGAGACGCGAGAGGTCCAGGATGTCGGTGACCAGCCGCGACAGGCGATCGCACTCGACGTTGATGATGCTGAGGAAGCGCTCGCGCGGCGCCTGCGCGTTCTGCAGGCTTTCGAGCAGCGCCTCGGCGTAAGCCTTGATCGCGGTCAGCGGACTGCGAATCTCGTGCGCCACGACCGACATGAGGCTCGAAGCGGTCTCTTCGCCCTCGGCCACCCGCCGCTCGAGGCGGGCGCTCTGCCGGCGCGCGTCCTCGAACAGCCGCCGCAGCTCGGCGCGCTCGAGCGTCAGCGCCACTCCGTCGCCGAGCGTCTGCAGCAGCAGCCGGTCGGTCTGCGTGAACGGATGCGGGCTCGAGAACGCCACCAGCAGCACGCCACAGACCGTGCCGCCCGAAATCAGCGGCACCGTCGCGAGCGCCGCGGGAGGATCAGTCCACAGCGACGCTTCGCGCGGAGCCTCCGGCTGCTCGATGCCGTCGTCGTAAGCGGCCATCTCCTGTTGCAGCGTCCACTCGACCGGTCCTTCGGCGTCGGCGAGATAGGCGCTCTCGGTGCCGGCAGGATCCATGCAGATCAGGGTCCCGCTGCGCGGATCCACCCGCAGCATCCGCCAGTCGGACGCGCCGGCGCCCTGCATGGCGCAGGCGCCGGCGATCGAGCAGGCGGTGCCGAGATCGCCGGCGCTGCGCAGCGCCAGCATCGCCTGCGCGAGCGAGGCCAGCGCGGATTCCGGAGTCGCCTCGGGCCGGATGTCGGGAAGGATCGTGCTCATGCCGCGGCATTCCGATCGGCCGACTCGCCGCCCTGGCGGCGCTCGTTCACCAGCACGCTGCCCGGCATGCTCTTGCCGTGCGCCTTCAACTCCTGCGAGATGTCGGTGAGCTGGGCGAGGTGAGTGACCGGCATGCGGTCGGTGCTGACCAGCGCGATGGTGAGGCTCATCAGCGGAAAGCGCTCGAGCACGTGCCGCCGGTTGTGCACCTCGACGTGACCGCGATCGAGATCCTCGGCGTCGTAGAACGCCTTCGCCGCGGCGTCGAACTGGGCCAGGATGTCGCGGCCGAGCGCTTCCGCCACGGGAGGCGTGCTGACCACGATGAAATCGTCGCCGCCGATGTGCCCGACGAAATTGCTCTGGCCATGGCGCTGCACGGTTTCGACGATGATCCGCGCCAGCGCCTGGATGGCCTGGTCGCCGCGCGCGTAGCCGTAGCGGTCGTTGAAGGCCTTGAAGAAGTCGATGTCGATCTGCAGGAACGCGAACGGCTCCCCGCTCGCCAGTCGCCGCTCCACCTCTTCGTTGATCGAGAGATTGCCGGGCAGACCCGTGAGCGGACTCGCCGACCGCTGCTGCCGGCTCCACTCGAGCACGTTGCGGATGCGCAGCACCAGCTCCTTCTGCTGCCAGGGCTTGGTGACGTAGTCGTTGGCGCCGCCCTGCAGCCCGTGCACCTTGTCGTCGGCCTCGGCCTTGGCGGTGAGCATGACGATCGGGATGTGTCGCGTGGCATAGGCCGCGCGCAGGCGATGCGTCACCTCGAAGCCGTCGAGGTGGGGCATCATCACGTCGCAGAGCAGGACGTCGGGAAGCTGCTCGAGCGCGAGGTCGACGGCGCGCTGACCGTCCTCGGCCACCAGCACCTCGAAGCCCGCCGCTTCGAGCTGGAAGCGCAGGACCTCACGCAGATGCGGTTCGTCTTCTGCGATCAGAACACGTGGTTTGTTCACGTCGGAAAGGACTCCGGATCCCTGGTGAGCCCCGACGACGGGCGAGCCCCCACTTCCGCAATCGCAACGCCTATGCCACGCAATCGCTTGCGCGGGCGTTGCCATGGGCCGCGGGAGCCGGAATCAGGCCTCGTATTGGCAACGGCTTGGCCCGGCGTTTGGCGGCGGGAAACGCGGGGCGCCCGGGGATCGCCGGGCAGGATGCAACCGGTCGGGCGAAAACCCGGTCAGCCGCTGGCCGGCCGATCCCCGGTCTCAGCTCGCGATCGGCAGGCCCGACTCTTCGAGCGAGGCGGTGGCGTCGAGCTCGGGACCCGTCTCGAGCCCGCGCTCGAGCTGCCAGGCGCCGACCAGCGCGATCATAGCGGCGTTGTCGGCGCACAGGCGCATCGAGGGCATGCGCAGCGCGACGCCGCGCTCGGAGCACAGCTCGCTGAGGCGCTCGCGGAGCGCGCGATTGGCGGCGACACCGCCACCGAGATTGAGCGCGCGCGCGCGGGTGTGATCGAGCGCGGCGCGCGTCTTCGCCACCAGCGAATCGATCGCCGCGGCCTGGAACGAAGCGGCGAGATCCGCGGTGCGCGCTTCGCGCTGATCGGCGGCGAGCGACTGGAGCGCGAGCGCCACCGCGGTCTTGAGTCCCGAGAACGAGAAATCGAAGCCGGGCTGATCCACCATCGGGCGCGGGAACGCGAAGGCCCGCGGGTTTCCGTCCGTCGCGACCCTCTGGATCGCGGGACCGCCGGGAAAACCGAGGCGGAGGAGCTTGGCGACCTTGTCGAAGGCCTCGCCCACCGCGTCGTCGCGCGTGCTGCCGAGCCAGCGGTAGCGACGGAAGCCGAGCACTTCGACCAGCTCGGTGTGCCCGCCCGACACCACCAGCGCCAGCGCCGGAAGCGGGCTCTCGCCGTGCTCGAGCGTGCCGGCGTGCAGATGCGCCTCGATGTGGTTGACGCCGGTCACCGGAACGCCGATCGCGAGCCCGAGCGCCTTGGCGAAGGCCACGCCCACGACCAACGATCCGACCAGCCCGGGCGCGCGCGTTACGGCGATGCCGGTGATCTCGGTGGCATCGAGGCGGGCTTCCTCGAGCGCCTGACGGACGAGGCGCGGCAGGTACTCGAGATGCGCGCGCGCCGCGAGCTCGGGCACCACGCCGCCGTAGAGACGATGAACGTCCTGCGAGGCGATCAGATGGGCGCGCAGCGTATGGCCGTCTTCCAGCACCGCCACCGAGCTGTCGTCGCACGAGCTCTCGATGCCGAGCACCAGATGCTCGGCCCGGCTCACGCGCGCTCCTCCGGCGACAGCATCTCCTCGAGCCACGCCAGGTACTTCGGCGCGCCGGCCGCGACGCGCACCGCGAGACACTCGGGAGTGTCGTAGGGATGGAGCTCGTGAAGGCGCGACAGCAGGGCGGTCCAATCCTGCTTGCGAGTCTTCATCATCGCCAGGACTTCGGCCTCATTGTGAATCTCGCCCTGCCACCGGTAGATCGAGCGGGCCCCACCCAGCACCGTGCCACATGCGATCAGGCGTTCTTCGACCAGCGCACGAATCACGCGTTCGGCATCCGCGAGGCTGGCGAACGAACTCCACACGATCAGCATTTCGGTCACGGCGGGCTCCAGTCACCAGGGGTGGATTCGGGGTAGCGAGTGTAGCACCTCGCCTGGCGCGCTCCGGCGGCGTAGCATTCGCGCGTGCGGCTTCGATCCCTTCCGGTTCTCGTCCTCCTTCCCGCGCTGATCGCCGCGTTCGCGGCCCGGAGCAAAGGCAGCGCCGCCAGCCTGAGCGAACCCCGCGCCGCCGGTCCGAGCGCCCCGCTCCCGCCGATCGTGTTCGTGTCGCGCAAG encodes the following:
- a CDS encoding HD domain-containing phosphohydrolase, with the protein product MSTILPDIRPEATPESALASLAQAMLALRSAGDLGTACSIAGACAMQGAGASDWRMLRVDPRSGTLICMDPAGTESAYLADAEGPVEWTLQQEMAAYDDGIEQPEAPREASLWTDPPAALATVPLISGGTVCGVLLVAFSSPHPFTQTDRLLLQTLGDGVALTLERAELRRLFEDARRQSARLERRVAEGEETASSLMSVVAHEIRSPLTAIKAYAEALLESLQNAQAPRERFLSIINVECDRLSRLVTDILDLSRLESGQRPLRLSRLEPETLVRETLEGLQPVLHARRIKTAFQIDPGLKLEADADLLRRLLINLLGNAAKFSPIGGEVRITAVPNGEEIMVSVEDQGPGIPAEDLPHVFERFFRSRQAGEQESEGTGLGLAIARGIVELHGGGIRVEIPEKSGTRFVFQLPMRQLATPRARRIARGVMARPDLCTLFDHTVEMVAAAMNAEIVSMMLVDPERGDLSIVAQRGLDGQQLGARRTTLRSGVAGSVAAWGRPLLVNNIETDRRFRRLNHPQYKTKSLLCVPLHVEREVIGVLNVNNKRSGEAFDDDDLAVLTALVERVGSAVERASQHPDSPRLVDEALQAVRSITRLKRESLLGGRQQVHLARALARELQLPETEVDLIGYVASIHDIGMAAVRDEVAHGEPLDDRGRSEVQKHPEVSVEIMRPLEYQLAVRDVILTHHERWDGHGYPRGLRGLEIPLGGRVLAVVDAWESMTRGRPFRAPVPREAAVAELRRSSGAQFDPDVVTAFVRVLEREGGAS
- the cutA gene encoding divalent-cation tolerance protein CutA, yielding MLIVWSSFASLADAERVIRALVEERLIACGTVLGGARSIYRWQGEIHNEAEVLAMMKTRKQDWTALLSRLHELHPYDTPECLAVRVAAGAPKYLAWLEEMLSPEERA
- the tsaD gene encoding tRNA (adenosine(37)-N6)-threonylcarbamoyltransferase complex transferase subunit TsaD, whose translation is MSRAEHLVLGIESSCDDSSVAVLEDGHTLRAHLIASQDVHRLYGGVVPELAARAHLEYLPRLVRQALEEARLDATEITGIAVTRAPGLVGSLVVGVAFAKALGLAIGVPVTGVNHIEAHLHAGTLEHGESPLPALALVVSGGHTELVEVLGFRRYRWLGSTRDDAVGEAFDKVAKLLRLGFPGGPAIQRVATDGNPRAFAFPRPMVDQPGFDFSFSGLKTAVALALQSLAADQREARTADLAASFQAAAIDSLVAKTRAALDHTRARALNLGGGVAANRALRERLSELCSERGVALRMPSMRLCADNAAMIALVGAWQLERGLETGPELDATASLEESGLPIAS
- a CDS encoding response regulator: MNKPRVLIAEDEPHLREVLRFQLEAAGFEVLVAEDGQRAVDLALEQLPDVLLCDVMMPHLDGFEVTHRLRAAYATRHIPIVMLTAKAEADDKVHGLQGGANDYVTKPWQQKELVLRIRNVLEWSRQQRSASPLTGLPGNLSINEEVERRLASGEPFAFLQIDIDFFKAFNDRYGYARGDQAIQALARIIVETVQRHGQSNFVGHIGGDDFIVVSTPPVAEALGRDILAQFDAAAKAFYDAEDLDRGHVEVHNRRHVLERFPLMSLTIALVSTDRMPVTHLAQLTDISQELKAHGKSMPGSVLVNERRQGGESADRNAAA